A portion of the Lysinibacillus timonensis genome contains these proteins:
- a CDS encoding ABC transporter permease, translating to MTEFLENPVKQDGEKTASWRKIISKFGSLLALIILVLVLSFATDKFFTVNNLMNIARQSSINALLAVGMLLPILTAGIDLSVGSILALSIMMMGIVSVNMAMHPLLGILVCLVIGAGFGLLNGVLLTKLSLPHPFISTLGTMNIARGIALIITGAAPIAGFPFLIQYVGSEFVGPIPISFLLVIVVYIIFHIFLTRTQTGRYIYAIGGNKEAARLSGINVDRVLIIVYTLSGLMAGLAGLVMVGRVNSAFPLAGMSYELDAIAAVIIGGASFFGGVGTVWGTLIGALIIAVLRNGLNLLNVSSDFQMAVVGFVIIAAVYVDVLRQRKAKKN from the coding sequence ATGACAGAGTTTTTAGAGAATCCAGTGAAACAGGATGGAGAAAAGACAGCTTCTTGGAGGAAAATTATCAGTAAGTTTGGGTCATTGTTAGCGCTCATCATATTAGTTTTGGTGCTTTCTTTTGCCACGGATAAATTTTTTACTGTTAATAATCTCATGAATATTGCTCGCCAATCATCTATCAATGCGTTATTAGCAGTAGGTATGTTATTACCCATTTTAACAGCTGGTATTGATTTATCGGTTGGATCGATACTAGCTCTTTCAATCATGATGATGGGAATTGTTTCTGTCAATATGGCGATGCACCCATTGCTTGGAATATTAGTCTGTTTAGTGATTGGGGCAGGGTTTGGATTACTTAACGGCGTGCTCTTAACAAAATTGAGTTTACCACATCCTTTCATATCGACACTTGGAACAATGAATATTGCTCGTGGAATCGCGCTAATTATTACTGGGGCTGCACCAATAGCTGGTTTCCCTTTTTTAATTCAATATGTAGGTTCTGAATTTGTTGGACCTATCCCTATTAGCTTCTTATTAGTAATTGTAGTGTATATCATTTTCCACATTTTCTTAACAAGAACTCAAACAGGACGGTATATCTATGCAATTGGGGGAAACAAAGAAGCAGCACGTTTATCAGGGATAAATGTAGATCGAGTACTAATCATCGTCTATACATTAAGTGGACTGATGGCTGGTTTAGCAGGACTCGTTATGGTAGGGCGTGTAAACTCAGCGTTCCCATTAGCAGGTATGTCATATGAGTTAGATGCGATTGCGGCAGTCATCATTGGAGGGGCTAGCTTTTTCGGAGGAGTAGGGACTGTATGGGGTACGTTAATAGGCGCTCTCATTATCGCAGTACTTCGAAATGGACTGAATTTACTTAACGTGTCCTCGGATTTTCAGATGGCAGTAGTCGGGTTTGTTATTATTGCGGCGGTATATGTAGATGTACTAAGACAACGAAAAGCCAAGAAAAATTAA